In one Drosophila pseudoobscura strain MV-25-SWS-2005 chromosome X, UCI_Dpse_MV25, whole genome shotgun sequence genomic region, the following are encoded:
- the simj gene encoding alpha-protein kinase 1 isoform X4 gives MAKMEVDDVVDLSLSSGRDPALTITPAPPPAALSNRDLRALTANNTGLTITPSPAPAPTAGAATIPANSHTSTSTNSNSNNNNNNNNNNNSTTGNGTAGSSPTNSSSANSGSNTTATPSINNTTNNSSSGNADGGVLSAGGGGVVGVDENKVQRRVLRPRTEPKSYAEAPDIVLLPARTNGRQQNGNIDSETDDEEMPPYVPIKELSHAELKEREKSLRRLRQDLRNEESKLLLLKKLKQSQQVMKENLVVTPTSVSPNNPLSAIPAALTSKGSLSVTPTSAVPQPAHSKGRSSLGGSAAAVSISATNSRTGSSSAAAVVASAIAAAALSGSQRGSLSSNSILPPPRASLPPGATLAAGTTITPATSSSHRSSALPPRTNLPNLTITPSVTITPTSAPPSSLKARNVPGTISNSVSITPAPPLSQTHQNQLNDLKNDRSTPREDAQTPAQRQAAAKMALRKQLEKTLLQIPPPKPPPPEMHFIPNPSNTDFVYLLGLETVVDFLTVNKKANAVAAPFRCAQCKIDFTPVWKWEKQTNKDPKVICEQCVTSNVKKALKAEHTNRLKQAFVKALQQEQEIEQRLASQSSPSPVDTHALNNVSASLSVSAATNSSSHSHQHQQALQREREREQLQASHASAAAALVNLPPSVTVIPTKCQTPTPAPRPTPPPPQNQPTPPPSTPRLSRAAATAAAAAIAAQQAGILSPGPTAAHHHEPASSSRSSRNDRHDHHHHQQQQQQQQQQQQQQQQQQQQQQRDQQREQQQQQAQSYDKYSAATLAAAAHLSAMGGLNINSLASLGNLSNLGNLSQLGNLAALGGLGNFGASSSASSNQAAAMNNTSPAATAAAMQAFQQQLFRALGQGLGGNPQHMMQFAPLLYSYQVAMAQAAQVAAFNNNNKKSSSSSGSSKNSSNANSMADVQRAAELQRQYLLEMIPPQQQSGASGSRQNNWKA, from the exons atggccaaaatggaGGTCGACGATGTGGTCGACTTGAGTCTGAGCTCCGGCCGGGATCCGGCGTTAACCATAACGCCGGCGCCGCCACCGGCAGCGCTCAGCAATCGGGATCTGCGTGCCCTGACGGCCAATAATACGGGTCTGACCATAACGCCGtctccagcgccagcgcccACAGCAGGCGCTGCCACCATTCCCGCCAATAGccacaccagcaccagcaccaacagcaacagcaacaacaataataataacaataacaacaacaacagtaccACTGGGAATGGCACCGCCGGCAGCAGTCccaccaacagcagctccgcgaacagcggcagcaacaccACCGCCACTCCCAGCatcaacaacacaacaaacaacagcTCCAGCGGGAATGCAGACGGAGGAGTACTCTCCGCCGGTGGCGGAGGTGTTGTCGGTGTGGATGAGAACAAGGTCCAGAGGCGGGTGCTACGGCCCCGCACAGAGCCCAAGTCATACGCCGAGGCCCCCGACATTGTGCTGCTGCCCGCCCGCACCAATGGACGCCAGCAGAACGGAAACATTGATTCGGAGACGGACGACGAGGAGATGCCGCCGTACGTGCCCATCAAGGAGCTGTCCCACGCCGAGCTGAAGGAGCGCGAGAAGAGCCTCCGCCGGCTGCGCCAGGACCTACGCAACGAGGAGTCcaagctgttgctgctcaagAAGCTGAAACAGTCGCAGCAAGTGATGAAGGAGAACCTGGTGGTCACGCCGACCAGCGTCTCGCCCAACAATCCGCTGTCCGCCATACCAGCCGCCCTCACCTCCAAGGGGTCGCTGAGTGTGACGCCCACCTCGGCCGTACCGCAGCCGGCGCACAGCAAGGGACGCAGCAGTCTGGGCGGCAGTGCAGCTGCCGTTAGTATCAG CGCCACCAACAGCCGGACGGGCAGCTCCAGCGCTGCAGCAGTGGTTGCCTCGGCCATTGCGGCGGCGGCCCTGAGCGGATCGCAGCGCGGCAGCCTCAGCAGCAACTCGATCCTCCCGCCACCCAGAGCCTCGCTACCGCCGGGCGCCACATTGGCCGCCGGCACAACCATAACGCCTGCCACCTCCTCTTCGCACCGATCGAGTGCCCTGCCGCCGCGCACCAATCTGCCGAATCTCACCATAACGCCCTCGGTGACCATCACGCCAACGTCGGCGCCGCCTTCCAGTCTGAAAGCACGCAAT GTACCTGGGACCATTAGCAATTCTGTTTCCATCACTCCGGCGCCGCCGCTATCGCAAACGCATCAGAATCAACTGAACGATCTAAAG AATGATCGCTCCACGCCGCGCGAGGATGCACAGACGCCTGCCCAGCGTCAGGCGGCAGCTAAAATGGCACTGCGAAAGCAGCTGGAAAAGACTTTGCTACAG ATTCCCCCACCAAAGCCACCGCCACCAGAGATGCACTTTATACCCAATCCCAGCAACACGGACTTTGTCTATCTGCTTGGACTGGAGACGGTCGTTGACTTCTTGACTGTCAACAAGAAGGCCAATGCTGTGGCAGCACCCTTCCGCTGTGCCCAGTGCAAGATTGACTTTACACCCGTCTGGAAGTGGGAGAAGCAGA CCAACAAGGATCCCAAGGTGATTTGCGAACAGTGCGTCACCTCGAACGTGAAGAAGGCTTTGAAGGCGGAGCACACCAATCGACTGAAACAGGCGTTTGTCAAGGcactgcagcaggagcaggagatcgAGCAGCGTCTGGCCAGCCAGAGCAGTCCATCGCCCGTGGACACGCATGCCTTGAACAATGTCAGCGCCTCGCTATCCGTGTCCGCCGCCACCAATTCCTCGTCGCATTCGCATCAACACCAGCAGGCCCTGCAGCGCGAGCGCGAGCGTGAGCAGCTTCAGGCGTCACATGCttcggcagcggcggcactGGTCAATCTGCCGCCCTCTGTCACGGTTATACCGACCAAGTGTCAGACGCCAACGCCAGCGCCTAGACCCacaccgccgccaccacagAACCAGCCCACACCACCTCCCAGCACACCGCGTTTGTCACGTGccgccgccacagcagcagcggcggccatAGCTGCCCAACAGGCAGGGATCCTCAGTCCAGGACCCACGGCAGCGCACCACCACGAGCCGGCGTCCTCGTCGCGTTCCTCCCGCAACGATCGCCACgaccatcaccaccaccagcaacagcaacaacaacaacagcagcaacagcagcagcagcaacaacaacaacagcagcagcagcgcgacCAGCAAcgcgagcagcagcaacagcaggcccAGAGCTATGATAAATACTCGGCAGCCACgctggcggcggcagctcATCTCAGTGCCATGGGTGGCCTGAACATCAACAGCCTGGCCAGTCTGGGCAACCTCAGCAATCTGGGCAATCTCAGCCAGTTGGGCAATCTGGCGGCTCTTGGCGGACTGGGCAACTTCGGTGCGTCCTCGTCAGCCTCCAGCAATCAAGCTGCGGCAATGAACAACACCTCGCCTGCGGCCACAGCGGCAGCCATGCAGGCTTTCCAACAGCAGCTCTTCAGAG CATTGGGTCAGGGTCTGGGGGGCAATCCACAGCATATGATGCAGTTTGCACCGCTTTTGTACTCCTATCAGGTGGCCATGGCGCAGGCGGCCCAAGTGGCAG CTttcaacaataacaacaaaaagagcAGCTCGTCATCGGGGTCATCCAAGAACTCAAGCAATGCCAATAGCATGGCGGACGTACAGCGGGCGGCGGAGCTGCAGCGCCAGTATCTATTGGAGATGAttccgccgcagcagcagagcggaGCCAGCGGCAGTCGCCAGAACAACTGGAAGGCCTAA